The Heptranchias perlo isolate sHepPer1 chromosome 33, sHepPer1.hap1, whole genome shotgun sequence genome contains a region encoding:
- the LOC137301440 gene encoding histone H2A-like has protein sequence MSGRGKSSSGGKARAKAKTRSSRAGLQFPVGRVHRLLRKGNYADRVGAGAPVYLAAVLEYLTAEILELAGNAARDNKKSRIIPRHLQLAIRNDEELNKLLGGVTIAQGGVLPNIQAVLLPKKSGSGPATGGGGGGGGGGGKSGGKKSSQQSQEF, from the coding sequence ATGTCGGGAAGAGGGAAAAGTAGCAGCGGCGGCAAAGCCCGTGCGAAAGCCAAGACACGCTCGTCGCGGGCCGGCTTGCAGTTCCCCGTCGGCCGGGTCCACCGCCTCCTCCGCAAGGGCAACTACGCCGACCGGGTCGGGGCCGGGGCCCCCGTCTACTTGGCCGCCGTCCTCGAGTACCTGACGGCCGagatcctcgagctggccggcaacgcggcccgggacaacaagaagtctCGCATCATCCCCCggcacctgcagctggccatccgcaacgacgaggagctcaacaagctgctgggagggGTCACCATCGCCCAGGGAGGAGTCCTGCCCAacatccaggccgtgctgctgcccaAGAAGTCGGGCTCCGGCCCGGCCACCGgcggcggaggagggggaggaggaggcggcggcaaGTCGGGCGGCAAGAAGAGCTCGCAGCAGTCGCAGGAGTTCTAG